A section of the Solitalea canadensis DSM 3403 genome encodes:
- a CDS encoding HAD-IB family phosphatase, with product MKNRYIIDFDSTFTQVEALDELVKISLKGHPDKDKVLKQIEDYTNAAMEGRMSFTDSLRERVKLLGANSEHLQKLVKVLKKKVSSSFSRNRKFFEKHADEVFIVSGGFKEFITPVVSDYKIKSENIYANTFEFNEQGTIIGYDITNPLSQEGGKVKLLKQLNWEGNLYGIGDGYSDFQLKESGLIKKFFAYTENIERSNVVKNADHVLPSFDEFLYVNNLPMAISYPKNRILCLCIGDIHEESLSILKKDGFSIRHKTSFEEKYVADVGMLLLGNGVTVENEKLSRAITLKTIGCLGSAKDKIDLNLCTRMGMVVFDDRKSNPRNSEFIPKRMADFINKGSSYLSCNFPNIQLLKQEKAHRLIHIHHNVPGIMAQINSVMADHDINILAQYLKTNDQIGYVITDVNTEYDKKVIKALKKIEHTIKFRLLY from the coding sequence TTGAAGAACCGATATATAATTGATTTCGACAGTACGTTTACTCAAGTAGAGGCACTGGATGAATTGGTAAAGATTTCATTAAAAGGTCACCCTGACAAGGATAAAGTGCTAAAGCAGATTGAGGATTATACCAATGCTGCAATGGAAGGAAGGATGTCGTTTACTGATAGTTTGCGCGAACGAGTTAAATTACTGGGTGCCAATAGTGAGCATCTTCAGAAGTTGGTTAAGGTTTTAAAGAAAAAGGTTTCTTCTTCATTCTCTCGCAATCGAAAATTCTTTGAGAAACACGCCGACGAAGTTTTTATTGTTTCAGGTGGTTTCAAGGAGTTTATTACTCCGGTGGTAAGCGATTACAAGATCAAATCAGAGAATATTTACGCGAATACATTTGAATTTAACGAACAGGGAACTATTATAGGTTACGATATTACCAACCCACTTTCTCAAGAAGGTGGAAAGGTGAAGCTTTTGAAACAACTTAATTGGGAAGGTAATCTTTACGGAATAGGTGATGGTTACTCAGACTTTCAGTTAAAAGAGTCTGGTCTGATCAAAAAGTTTTTTGCTTACACAGAAAATATTGAACGCTCAAACGTAGTGAAAAATGCCGATCACGTTTTACCTAGCTTCGATGAATTCTTGTATGTGAACAACCTTCCAATGGCTATATCGTATCCTAAGAACAGGATATTATGTTTGTGCATTGGCGATATTCATGAAGAATCATTGTCAATCTTAAAAAAGGATGGTTTTTCAATCAGACATAAAACATCATTCGAAGAAAAATATGTGGCAGATGTTGGGATGTTGCTTTTAGGTAACGGTGTAACGGTTGAAAATGAAAAGTTAAGCAGAGCGATTACTTTAAAAACAATTGGTTGTTTGGGAAGCGCCAAAGATAAGATCGATCTGAACTTATGCACGCGAATGGGCATGGTTGTTTTTGACGACCGCAAAAGCAATCCAAGAAATAGTGAGTTTATTCCTAAACGCATGGCCGATTTCATTAATAAAGGCTCAAGCTATTTAAGCTGTAACTTTCCAAATATTCAGTTGTTAAAGCAGGAAAAAGCGCACCGATTGATTCATATACACCATAATGTGCCTGGAATAATGGCGCAGATCAATAGTGTGATGGCTGATCATGATATAAATATTTT
- a CDS encoding NAD-dependent epimerase/dehydratase family protein, with amino-acid sequence MILITGATGFLGSHLALDLINSGQKVRAIKRASAEIPENIKQLAIEWVDGDVLDYFSLEDALQGVSKVYHCAAKVALNPKYKAEMYKTNIEGTANVVNACLNMGVDKLVHVSSIAAIGFGKPGEIIHEDHKFEYAPTNSAYAVSKYESENEVWRGTAEGLNAIVVNPSIIIGMDNWAKGSGRLFGMIDKGSKIYAEGGCGYVDVRDVTATMIRLMESDIINQRFIINGGNLSFKELFSLIAKNLNKPAPSILVKKWHLSIGWRLAKFISLITGKEASLTKDTAVAAPVKQYYSNEKLLKSIDHHFIPLDESIRYICEKQKTLRG; translated from the coding sequence ATGATTCTTATTACTGGCGCTACAGGCTTTCTAGGTTCTCATCTTGCGCTTGATCTTATAAATTCCGGACAGAAGGTACGTGCAATTAAACGAGCCTCCGCTGAAATTCCGGAAAATATTAAACAGCTTGCTATAGAATGGGTAGATGGTGATGTGCTGGATTACTTTTCTCTTGAAGATGCGTTGCAGGGTGTTTCAAAAGTTTACCATTGTGCAGCTAAGGTAGCCCTCAATCCAAAGTACAAAGCTGAAATGTACAAAACCAATATTGAAGGCACGGCAAATGTCGTTAATGCATGCCTTAATATGGGTGTAGATAAATTGGTACATGTTAGCTCGATAGCAGCTATTGGATTTGGTAAGCCTGGTGAAATTATTCATGAGGATCACAAATTCGAATATGCGCCTACAAATTCAGCTTATGCGGTTAGTAAGTATGAAAGTGAAAACGAAGTTTGGAGGGGAACTGCCGAGGGACTAAATGCCATTGTGGTAAATCCGTCAATTATTATTGGAATGGATAATTGGGCTAAGGGAAGTGGCCGGCTTTTTGGGATGATTGATAAAGGCAGTAAAATTTATGCCGAAGGCGGTTGTGGTTATGTGGATGTACGGGATGTGACTGCTACTATGATCAGACTGATGGAAAGTGATATCATCAATCAACGATTTATTATTAACGGTGGCAATCTCAGTTTTAAAGAATTGTTTTCCCTTATCGCTAAAAACTTAAATAAGCCAGCTCCATCAATTTTAGTAAAGAAATGGCATCTGTCAATTGGGTGGCGATTAGCCAAGTTTATTTCATTGATTACCGGGAAAGAGGCTTCGTTAACGAAGGATACAGCCGTTGCTGCACCTGTTAAACAATATTATTCTAATGAAAAATTGCTAAAGTCGATCGACCACCACTTTATACCTCTCGATGAATCCATTCGTTATATCTGCGAAAAGCAGAAAACACTAAGAGGCTAG